In Bradyrhizobium sp. G127, one genomic interval encodes:
- a CDS encoding RsmB/NOP family class I SAM-dependent RNA methyltransferase: MPSTRFAPPTEVPGLAARRIAADILDGVLHKHRMLDDQLDGAGAHPGLKALSDRDRALMRRLVATILRRLGTLGHVLSRLLDRGIPTDAPRTQSALLIGAAQILWMDVPDHAAVDLSVRLVQADRRAAKYAGLVNAVLRRCAREGQPLIDEVKSQMLDLPPWLVQRWIAAYGEDATRAMAAAISVEPALDLTVKSDPEGWATRLHGEALPTGTVRTLLHGSVTMLPGFNDGQWWVQDAAAAIPARLFGDVKDKSIADLCAAPGGKTAQLVHAGARVTAVDRSSNRIARLKDNLARLSLTAETVVADAAEWQPASNELFDGILVDAPCAATGTIRRHPDVAWLKQEADIGTLSALQKRLLQRAVTLLKPGGTLVYCTCSLEPEEGEQAVATLLADETGLRRAPVGRDEVAGLDEILTQAGDVRTLPSHLAHADPRLGGLDGFYAARLIKS, from the coding sequence ATGCCTTCTACAAGATTTGCCCCGCCGACCGAGGTGCCCGGCCTCGCCGCGCGCCGCATCGCAGCCGATATTCTTGACGGCGTGCTGCACAAGCATCGCATGCTGGACGATCAGCTCGACGGCGCGGGCGCCCATCCGGGATTGAAGGCGTTATCCGACCGCGACCGCGCGCTGATGCGCCGGCTGGTCGCCACGATTTTGCGGCGGCTCGGCACGCTCGGTCATGTGCTCTCAAGGCTGCTCGATCGCGGCATCCCGACCGACGCGCCACGCACGCAAAGTGCGTTGCTGATCGGTGCCGCGCAGATTTTGTGGATGGACGTGCCGGATCACGCCGCCGTCGATCTCTCGGTGCGACTCGTTCAGGCCGACCGCCGCGCGGCGAAATATGCCGGCCTCGTCAACGCCGTGCTGCGGCGTTGTGCGCGTGAAGGCCAGCCCCTGATCGATGAAGTCAAATCGCAGATGCTCGATCTACCGCCGTGGCTGGTGCAGCGCTGGATCGCCGCCTACGGCGAAGACGCCACGCGCGCGATGGCCGCCGCCATCAGCGTCGAGCCGGCGCTCGATCTCACGGTGAAATCCGATCCCGAAGGCTGGGCGACCCGTCTGCACGGTGAGGCATTGCCGACCGGCACGGTGCGCACGTTACTGCACGGCTCGGTCACCATGCTTCCCGGCTTCAACGACGGTCAGTGGTGGGTGCAGGACGCAGCCGCCGCGATCCCGGCCCGGCTGTTCGGTGACGTTAAAGACAAGTCGATCGCCGATCTCTGCGCCGCGCCCGGCGGCAAGACCGCGCAGCTCGTCCACGCCGGCGCGCGGGTGACGGCGGTGGACCGTTCGTCCAATCGCATCGCGCGGCTGAAGGACAACCTCGCACGTCTCTCGCTCACAGCCGAGACTGTGGTTGCGGACGCCGCCGAATGGCAGCCCGCGAGCAACGAACTGTTCGACGGCATTCTGGTGGATGCGCCGTGTGCCGCGACCGGGACCATCCGCCGCCACCCCGACGTTGCGTGGCTGAAGCAGGAAGCCGATATCGGGACGCTCTCCGCGCTGCAAAAGCGCCTGCTGCAAAGGGCCGTGACACTGCTGAAGCCGGGTGGAACCCTGGTCTATTGCACCTGCTCGCTGGAACCCGAGGAAGGCGAACAAGCCGTGGCGACGCTCCTTGCCGACGAAACAGGCTTGCGCCGCGCGCCCGTTGGACGGGACGAAGTGGCGGGGCTGGACGAAATTCTCACCCAGGCGGGTGATGTTCGCACGCTCCCGTCTCATCTGGCGCACGCCGATCCGCGCCTCGGCGGTCTCGACGGCTTCTATGCCGCGCGCCTCATCAAGTCCTGA
- a CDS encoding DUF1674 domain-containing protein: MSDDPTQNPSPAPDVARKPLSPQARRALAEAEERRLKAAQEKVTPGPKEVQGPKGPEPTRYGDWETKGIASDF, encoded by the coding sequence ATGAGTGACGATCCGACCCAAAATCCTTCCCCGGCGCCGGACGTTGCGCGCAAGCCGTTGTCGCCTCAGGCGCGACGGGCTTTGGCGGAGGCCGAGGAGCGGCGGTTGAAGGCGGCACAGGAAAAAGTCACGCCCGGACCGAAGGAAGTTCAGGGCCCGAAGGGCCCGGAGCCGACCCGCTACGGCGACTGGGAAACCAAGGGCATCGCGTCGGATTTCTGA
- a CDS encoding L,D-transpeptidase: MTFAVTTAIGFSAIGLSGTTAQAAPSMVASPDGYAPGTIVVKTNERKLYLVLGEGRALRYPVGVGKAGKQWAGTTRIDGKYRQPAWAPPAEVKRDNPSIPDVIPGGSPSNPMGVAAMTLAGGEYAIHGTNRPNSVGGYVSYGCVRMYNQDISDLFDRVEVGTQVVVTTR, from the coding sequence ATGACTTTTGCAGTCACGACGGCCATTGGATTTTCGGCAATCGGTTTATCCGGCACAACGGCGCAGGCGGCACCCTCGATGGTCGCATCTCCCGATGGCTATGCGCCGGGTACCATCGTGGTGAAGACCAACGAGCGCAAACTCTATCTCGTGCTCGGCGAAGGCCGCGCGCTGCGCTATCCAGTCGGCGTCGGCAAGGCCGGCAAGCAGTGGGCGGGCACCACCCGCATCGACGGCAAATATCGCCAGCCCGCATGGGCGCCGCCCGCGGAGGTGAAGCGCGACAACCCGAGCATTCCCGATGTGATCCCCGGCGGATCGCCATCAAATCCGATGGGCGTCGCGGCGATGACGCTGGCCGGCGGCGAATACGCCATTCACGGCACCAACCGGCCGAACTCGGTGGGCGGCTATGTCTCCTACGGCTGCGTGCGGATGTACAATCAGGACATCAGCGACCTGTTCGATCGCGTCGAGGTCGGCACCCAGGTGGTGGTCACGACGCGGTGA
- the acs gene encoding acetate--CoA ligase, producing MSDKIYDVSAEWATRAWINEAKYKEMYARSVSDPSGFWGDEARKRLDWIEPFTVVDNVSFAPGNISIKWFEDGVLNAAYNCIDRHLETRGDQIAIIWEGDDPSESRKITYRELHDEVCKMANILRLRNVEKGDRVTIYLPMIPEAAYAMLACARIGAIHSVVFGGFSPDSLAQRITDCKSKVVITADEGLRGGKKVPLKANVDAAIAKMGGTTGGVDWVVVVKRTGGKIEMDPVRDVWFHEAAAVVDTDCPVEPMNAEDPLFILYTSGSTGQPKGVLHTTGGYLTFASMTHQYVFDYHDGDIYWCTADVGWVTGHSYILYGPLANGATTLMFEGVPNYPDNSRFWNVIDKHKVNIFYTAPTAIRALMQGGDEPVKKTSRKSLRLLGSVGEPINPEAWEWYYRVVGESRCPIVDTWWQTETGGILITPLPGAIAQKPGSATKPFFGVVPEIVDADGKVLKGEAQGNLCIAKSWPGQMRTVYGDHARFEQTYFSTYKGKYFTGDGCRRDADGYYWITGRVDDVINVSGHRMGTAEVESSLVAHSCVSEAAVVGYPHDIKGQGIYAYVTLMQGVEPTETLRKELVAWVRKDIGPIASPDLIQFAPGLPKTRSGKIMRRILRKIAEDESGSLGDTSTLADPNVVNDLVDNRQNKKAEA from the coding sequence ATGTCCGACAAAATTTATGACGTATCCGCAGAGTGGGCGACGCGCGCCTGGATCAATGAGGCGAAGTACAAAGAGATGTACGCGCGCTCGGTCAGCGACCCGAGCGGCTTTTGGGGTGACGAAGCCCGCAAGCGCCTCGACTGGATCGAGCCATTCACCGTGGTCGATAACGTGTCGTTCGCGCCCGGCAATATCTCGATCAAATGGTTCGAGGACGGCGTCCTGAACGCCGCCTACAATTGCATCGACCGCCATCTGGAGACGCGCGGCGACCAAATTGCGATCATCTGGGAAGGCGACGACCCGTCGGAGTCCAGGAAGATCACCTATCGCGAGCTGCATGACGAAGTCTGCAAGATGGCGAACATCCTGCGGCTGCGGAACGTTGAGAAGGGCGACCGCGTCACCATTTACCTGCCGATGATTCCGGAAGCGGCCTATGCGATGCTGGCCTGCGCGCGCATCGGCGCGATTCATTCGGTGGTATTCGGCGGCTTCTCGCCAGACTCGCTGGCGCAGCGCATCACGGACTGCAAGTCGAAGGTGGTCATCACTGCCGATGAAGGTCTGCGCGGCGGCAAAAAGGTGCCGCTGAAGGCCAACGTGGATGCGGCCATCGCCAAAATGGGGGGCACGACCGGCGGCGTCGACTGGGTGGTCGTGGTCAAGCGCACCGGCGGCAAGATCGAGATGGACCCGGTGCGCGACGTCTGGTTTCACGAGGCCGCCGCCGTGGTCGATACAGATTGTCCGGTGGAGCCGATGAACGCGGAAGATCCGCTGTTCATTCTCTATACCTCAGGCTCGACCGGCCAGCCCAAGGGCGTGCTGCATACCACCGGCGGCTATCTCACCTTCGCGTCGATGACACATCAATACGTGTTCGATTATCACGACGGCGACATCTACTGGTGCACCGCCGATGTCGGCTGGGTCACTGGCCACAGCTACATTCTCTACGGGCCGCTCGCGAACGGCGCGACCACGCTGATGTTCGAGGGTGTTCCGAACTATCCGGACAACTCGCGCTTCTGGAACGTGATCGACAAGCACAAGGTCAACATCTTCTACACCGCGCCCACCGCGATCCGCGCGCTGATGCAGGGCGGCGACGAGCCGGTGAAGAAGACCTCGCGCAAGAGCCTTCGCCTGCTCGGCTCGGTCGGCGAACCCATCAATCCCGAAGCGTGGGAATGGTATTACCGCGTGGTCGGCGAATCGCGCTGCCCCATCGTCGATACCTGGTGGCAGACCGAGACCGGCGGCATCCTGATCACGCCGCTGCCCGGCGCGATTGCGCAGAAGCCGGGTTCGGCGACCAAGCCGTTCTTCGGCGTGGTGCCGGAGATCGTCGACGCCGACGGCAAGGTGCTGAAAGGCGAGGCGCAGGGCAACCTCTGCATCGCGAAATCGTGGCCGGGCCAGATGCGCACGGTCTATGGCGATCACGCGCGCTTCGAACAGACCTACTTCTCGACCTACAAGGGCAAGTACTTCACCGGCGACGGCTGCCGCCGCGACGCGGACGGCTATTACTGGATCACCGGCCGTGTCGATGACGTCATCAACGTCTCCGGTCATCGCATGGGCACGGCTGAGGTCGAAAGCTCACTGGTGGCGCACTCCTGCGTGTCGGAGGCGGCGGTGGTGGGCTATCCACACGACATCAAGGGCCAGGGCATCTACGCCTATGTCACGCTGATGCAGGGTGTCGAGCCGACCGAGACACTGCGCAAGGAGTTGGTCGCATGGGTGCGCAAGGACATCGGGCCGATCGCATCGCCGGATCTGATCCAGTTCGCGCCCGGTCTACCGAAGACGCGCTCGGGCAAGATCATGCGCCGCATCCTGCGCAAGATCGCGGAAGACGAATCCGGATCGCTCGGCGATACCTCGACACTGGCCGATCCCAACGTCGTCAACGATCTGGTCGACAACCGGCAGAACAAGAAGGCCGAGGCCTGA
- a CDS encoding methyltransferase translates to MALEQSPIADKDAFIRANTRLRAVPLAPEIAIFVADEAVPLWHKTEEELGEAGLPPPFWAFAWAGGQALARHILDHPEIVRGKTVLDLASGSGLVGIAAMKAGAATVTVADIDAFACAASTLNAVENGVMLTTCQDDLLAAPDDSRWDVILAGDIFYERDTAQQAFDFLHGHAARGKMVLIGDPGRSYLPRDKLRRIADYSVPVTRDLEDTEIKQTAVWELVLPA, encoded by the coding sequence ATGGCGCTCGAACAATCACCCATCGCCGACAAGGACGCCTTCATTCGCGCCAACACGCGGCTGCGCGCGGTGCCGCTCGCCCCCGAAATTGCGATCTTCGTCGCGGACGAAGCTGTGCCTCTGTGGCATAAGACCGAGGAAGAACTGGGCGAAGCCGGCCTGCCGCCGCCGTTTTGGGCCTTCGCTTGGGCCGGCGGCCAGGCGCTGGCCCGCCACATCCTCGATCATCCCGAAATCGTGCGCGGCAAAACGGTGCTTGATCTCGCCAGCGGCTCGGGTCTTGTGGGCATTGCCGCCATGAAGGCCGGCGCCGCAACGGTGACCGTCGCCGACATCGACGCCTTCGCCTGCGCCGCGTCCACGCTCAACGCAGTGGAAAACGGTGTCATGCTCACGACATGTCAGGACGATCTGCTCGCCGCGCCGGACGACAGCCGCTGGGATGTCATTCTGGCCGGCGATATTTTCTATGAGCGCGACACCGCGCAACAGGCTTTCGATTTTCTTCACGGCCACGCGGCGCGGGGCAAAATGGTGCTGATCGGCGATCCGGGCCGGAGTTACCTGCCCCGGGACAAATTGCGCCGGATTGCGGATTACAGCGTCCCGGTGACCCGTGATCTTGAAGACACCGAGATCAAGCAAACCGCCGTCTGGGAGCTGGTTTTGCCGGCCTGA
- a CDS encoding EVE domain-containing protein, whose product MAYWLVKSEPSVWSWDQQVAKGAEGEAWTGVRNHTAKLNMMKMKKGDRAFFYHSNEGKEIVGIAAIVKEHYPDPTDKTEKFVCVDIAADKPLKKPVTLVAVKAEPKLAEMELLKQSRLSVQSVKPDEWKLVCKLGGV is encoded by the coding sequence ATGGCTTACTGGCTGGTAAAATCCGAACCCTCGGTGTGGTCGTGGGATCAGCAGGTCGCGAAAGGCGCCGAGGGCGAAGCCTGGACCGGCGTACGCAACCACACCGCCAAGCTCAACATGATGAAGATGAAGAAGGGCGACCGCGCCTTCTTCTATCACTCCAACGAAGGCAAGGAGATCGTCGGCATCGCCGCGATCGTGAAGGAGCACTATCCCGATCCGACCGACAAGACCGAAAAATTCGTCTGCGTCGACATCGCTGCTGACAAACCGCTGAAAAAGCCGGTGACGCTCGTTGCGGTGAAGGCCGAACCGAAACTGGCGGAGATGGAGCTGCTCAAGCAATCGCGGCTGTCGGTGCAGAGCGTGAAGCCGGACGAATGGAAGCTGGTCTGCAAGCTGGGCGGGGTATGA
- a CDS encoding NAD(P)H-dependent glycerol-3-phosphate dehydrogenase, with protein sequence MSSYQAISIVGAGAWGTALANAASRAGCDVILCARDPAIADTISRTRENPKLPGIRLAATITVSSDLAQAGKTSAVLLVTPAQSLRQAAMALAPHLAPGTPVIVCAKGIERGSHKFMTEIVTDVVPNAVPAILSGPSFDIDVARGLPTAVTLATRDETLAKALVQALGSATFRPYHSTDVRGVEIGGAAKNVLAIAAGIVAGRKLGASALAALTTRGFAELMRLGVACGAKPETIAGLSGLGDLLLSCSSPQSRNFSHGVALARGETPPRDKLVEGEFTAPVLIELANEKNVEMPVANAVAAVLGGAMTIDAAIEALLTRPFRAEG encoded by the coding sequence ATGAGTTCTTATCAAGCCATTTCCATTGTCGGCGCCGGTGCATGGGGCACGGCGCTTGCGAACGCGGCATCGCGCGCCGGATGCGACGTCATTCTCTGCGCGCGTGATCCAGCTATCGCGGACACCATTTCGCGGACGCGCGAGAATCCGAAACTGCCCGGCATCCGGCTCGCGGCCACGATCACCGTCAGCAGCGATCTTGCGCAGGCGGGCAAGACTTCTGCCGTGCTGCTGGTGACGCCCGCGCAGAGTCTGCGGCAGGCCGCGATGGCGCTTGCGCCGCATCTGGCACCCGGCACACCGGTTATCGTCTGCGCCAAAGGCATCGAGCGCGGTTCACACAAATTCATGACGGAGATCGTCACAGACGTGGTGCCGAATGCCGTGCCCGCGATCCTGTCGGGGCCAAGCTTCGACATCGATGTCGCGCGCGGATTGCCGACCGCCGTCACGCTTGCCACTCGCGACGAGACGCTGGCAAAGGCGCTGGTCCAGGCGCTCGGCTCGGCGACATTCCGGCCTTATCACTCGACCGACGTGCGCGGCGTCGAAATTGGCGGCGCGGCGAAGAACGTGCTGGCGATCGCAGCAGGCATCGTCGCGGGCCGAAAGCTCGGCGCATCGGCGCTGGCGGCGCTGACCACGCGCGGCTTCGCCGAACTGATGCGGCTCGGCGTAGCCTGCGGCGCGAAGCCGGAAACCATCGCGGGCCTGTCGGGCCTCGGCGACTTGCTGCTGTCTTGTTCGAGTCCGCAGTCGCGCAACTTTTCCCACGGCGTTGCGCTTGCGCGTGGCGAGACACCGCCGCGTGACAAATTGGTCGAGGGCGAATTCACCGCGCCGGTGCTGATCGAACTCGCCAATGAAAAGAATGTCGAGATGCCGGTCGCGAATGCGGTGGCGGCGGTGCTTGGTGGCGCGATGACCATCGATGCCGCGATCGAGGCGCTGCTGACCCGGCCGTTCCGGGCCGAAGGATAA
- the tsaD gene encoding tRNA (adenosine(37)-N6)-threonylcarbamoyltransferase complex transferase subunit TsaD has product MALGKPTLVLGIETTCDETAAAVIERQRDGSGRILSNIVRSQIEEHAPFGGVVPEIAARAHVDTLDSIIRAAMKEANVGFGDLSAVAAAAGPGLIGGVIVGLTTAKAIALVHNTPLIAVNHLEAHALTPRLTVALAFPYCLFLASGGHTQIVAVLGVGKYVRLGTTVDDAMGEAFDKVAKMLDLPYPGGPQVEQAAAHGDPARFQFPRPMVGRPDANFSLSGLKTAVRNEVARLAPLEPQDVADLCAGFQAAVLDLTADRISVGLRLFHEQFGPPRALVAAGGVASNHAIRGALHDIAARAQTMLIIPPPALCTDNGAMIAWAGAERLALKMVDEMETAPRARWRLDETASTPAKFANTRARH; this is encoded by the coding sequence GTGGCATTGGGCAAGCCGACACTGGTGCTGGGCATCGAGACCACCTGCGACGAGACCGCAGCCGCCGTAATCGAGCGGCAGCGCGACGGCTCCGGGCGGATTCTGTCGAACATCGTGCGCTCGCAGATCGAGGAGCACGCGCCGTTCGGCGGTGTGGTGCCCGAGATCGCGGCGCGCGCCCATGTCGACACGCTCGACAGTATCATCCGCGCGGCGATGAAAGAAGCGAATGTCGGCTTCGGCGATCTCAGCGCCGTGGCCGCAGCCGCAGGCCCGGGCCTGATCGGCGGCGTGATCGTCGGCCTCACCACGGCGAAGGCGATCGCGCTGGTCCACAACACGCCATTGATCGCGGTCAATCATCTGGAAGCCCATGCACTGACGCCGCGTCTCACCGTGGCGCTGGCATTCCCCTATTGTCTCTTTCTCGCCTCGGGCGGCCACACCCAGATCGTCGCGGTCTTGGGCGTCGGAAAGTATGTCCGGCTCGGCACCACGGTGGATGACGCGATGGGAGAGGCGTTCGACAAGGTCGCGAAGATGCTGGACCTGCCCTATCCCGGCGGACCGCAGGTCGAGCAAGCGGCGGCGCATGGCGACCCGGCGCGCTTTCAGTTTCCGCGTCCAATGGTCGGGCGACCCGATGCGAATTTCTCGCTGTCCGGATTGAAGACCGCCGTTCGCAACGAAGTCGCGCGCCTTGCGCCGCTCGAGCCGCAGGACGTAGCAGACCTGTGCGCCGGCTTTCAGGCCGCAGTGCTTGATCTCACCGCGGACCGGATCAGCGTCGGCCTGCGATTATTCCACGAACAGTTCGGCCCGCCGCGCGCGCTGGTCGCAGCCGGCGGCGTCGCGTCCAATCACGCGATCCGCGGCGCGCTGCACGACATCGCGGCCCGCGCCCAGACCATGCTGATCATTCCGCCACCCGCGCTCTGCACAGACAATGGCGCGATGATCGCCTGGGCCGGCGCGGAGCGGCTTGCGCTCAAGATGGTGGACGAAATGGAAACGGCGCCCCGCGCGCGCTGGCGGCTCGACGAGACCGCATCGACGCCGGCGAAGTTCGCCAACACCCGCGCGCGGCACTGA
- a CDS encoding uroporphyrinogen-III synthase: MAILVTRPAPDNKRTAAALRARGYTALLSPMMRYEAIPFHDEDDAAYDGVVITSANAIRAIESHPSRTRLFGLRAFAVGEQTAEAARNAGFGDVVSAKAGARALGDLIVKNAAAGRLKKNATLCYLAGADLAHDLAADLGARGFTVVTHTTYRMVPVAGFPAGISDAFRDGGIDAVLHYSRRSARAFLDAARADGIEISALALPQCCISDAVAGLLREAGAMQVAAARTPDEAAVFEVLDRTIKPASKET; this comes from the coding sequence ATGGCCATTCTCGTGACCCGTCCGGCGCCCGACAACAAGAGGACGGCGGCGGCCCTGCGCGCGCGGGGATATACCGCGCTGCTGTCGCCCATGATGCGCTATGAGGCGATTCCTTTTCACGATGAAGACGACGCGGCTTATGACGGCGTTGTCATCACTAGCGCCAACGCCATCCGCGCCATCGAGAGCCATCCGTCCCGGACGCGTCTGTTCGGGCTGCGTGCATTTGCGGTCGGTGAGCAAACCGCCGAGGCCGCGCGCAACGCCGGTTTCGGCGATGTGGTTAGCGCAAAGGCCGGCGCGCGCGCGCTGGGCGATCTCATTGTCAAGAATGCTGCGGCGGGACGCCTCAAGAAGAACGCGACTCTGTGTTATCTCGCGGGCGCTGATCTGGCGCACGATCTCGCCGCCGATCTTGGCGCGCGCGGCTTCACGGTGGTGACGCATACGACTTACAGGATGGTGCCGGTGGCGGGATTTCCTGCCGGAATCAGCGATGCCTTTCGCGACGGCGGCATCGACGCGGTGCTGCATTATTCACGGCGTAGCGCACGCGCATTTCTGGATGCTGCGCGGGCCGACGGAATCGAGATTTCGGCCTTGGCTTTGCCGCAATGTTGCATCTCCGATGCGGTCGCGGGACTCCTGCGCGAGGCGGGCGCGATGCAGGTCGCTGCGGCGCGCACGCCGGACGAGGCCGCAGTGTTTGAAGTGCTGGACAGGACGATCAAACCGGCGTCCAAGGAGACATAA
- a CDS encoding heme biosynthesis HemY N-terminal domain-containing protein → MIRIILFLFLVGIVALGAAVIADQTGDVTLTWSTWRIETSLPVLVLAFAVAVLAAMLVWAVIRSALNTPERVRRLRRDRRQRKGRHAITQGLLAVGTGDHFAARRHADVARRLAHQDPLAMLLHAQSAQLHGDREGAQRAFHAMAERKDTRLLGLRGLFVEAQRRDDLHAAVALAEEALKTAPASAWASQAVLGFRCSHGDWDGARKILENNLAAGLIDPAPYRRQRGVLLTARALDLETGDRDRARASAMEAVKFAPTLVPAATLAAKFLSENNQTRRAMQVIEAAWTAQPHPDLADAYAHVRLGDSALNRLGRVEKLAARSPGHVEGALAVARAAIDAGEFVRAREALAPFIESPTQRVAILMAELERAEHGDGGNARGWMLRAVHAALDPAWTADGYISDRWRPVSPVTGRLDAFQWLTPVASLPSDKAPVLDADILHEEPAPPARLEANSGSTRAVTLPSAPIAPISSQDNEPAPSPVTLPLPATPAAAPVVVETPPPVFRPRRDIEKADTSRTAPVIPIVRAPDDPGVADERLDREFDDPEQPKQTKTGGWKGFLSRLVS, encoded by the coding sequence ATGATTCGCATCATCCTCTTTCTGTTTCTGGTCGGTATCGTCGCGCTGGGCGCCGCCGTGATTGCCGATCAGACCGGCGATGTCACGCTGACATGGAGCACATGGCGCATCGAGACCTCTCTGCCGGTGCTGGTGCTGGCGTTTGCGGTGGCCGTGCTTGCTGCGATGCTGGTGTGGGCGGTCATCCGCAGCGCGCTGAACACGCCCGAGCGGGTTCGGAGGCTGCGCCGCGACCGCCGCCAGAGGAAGGGGCGTCACGCGATCACGCAGGGTCTGCTTGCGGTCGGCACCGGCGATCATTTTGCTGCCCGCCGCCATGCCGATGTCGCCAGGCGTCTCGCGCATCAGGACCCGCTGGCGATGCTGCTGCATGCGCAGAGCGCGCAGCTTCACGGCGATCGCGAAGGCGCCCAGCGCGCGTTTCATGCAATGGCAGAGCGCAAGGACACGCGGTTGCTCGGCCTGCGCGGCCTGTTCGTCGAGGCGCAGCGCCGCGACGATCTTCATGCCGCCGTGGCACTGGCGGAAGAGGCGCTGAAGACGGCGCCCGCATCTGCATGGGCATCGCAGGCCGTGCTCGGCTTTCGTTGCAGCCACGGCGACTGGGATGGCGCGCGGAAGATTCTCGAAAACAATCTGGCGGCGGGGCTGATCGATCCCGCGCCCTACAGGCGCCAGCGTGGCGTGCTGCTGACCGCGCGCGCTCTCGATCTTGAGACCGGTGATCGCGACAGGGCACGCGCCAGCGCGATGGAGGCGGTGAAGTTCGCGCCGACGCTGGTGCCCGCCGCAACGCTGGCCGCAAAGTTTCTCAGCGAGAACAACCAGACCCGCCGCGCCATGCAGGTGATCGAAGCCGCATGGACCGCGCAGCCGCATCCCGATCTTGCGGATGCTTATGCCCACGTGCGTCTCGGCGATTCCGCGCTCAATCGTCTCGGACGTGTCGAGAAGCTTGCGGCGAGGTCGCCGGGCCATGTCGAAGGCGCGCTTGCGGTTGCGCGCGCCGCCATCGATGCCGGTGAATTTGTCCGCGCGCGTGAAGCGCTTGCGCCCTTCATTGAGTCGCCGACGCAGCGCGTCGCGATTCTGATGGCCGAGCTTGAGCGTGCCGAACACGGCGACGGCGGCAACGCGCGCGGCTGGATGCTGCGCGCGGTTCATGCCGCGCTTGATCCGGCCTGGACCGCCGACGGCTATATTTCGGATCGCTGGCGGCCGGTGTCGCCGGTGACCGGACGGCTCGATGCGTTCCAGTGGCTGACGCCGGTGGCGTCGCTGCCGTCCGACAAGGCGCCGGTGCTCGACGCCGACATTTTGCACGAGGAGCCCGCGCCGCCTGCACGGCTGGAAGCGAATTCCGGTTCGACGCGGGCTGTGACATTGCCGTCGGCGCCGATTGCGCCGATTTCGTCGCAGGACAACGAGCCTGCTCCATCCCCGGTAACACTGCCTCTGCCCGCGACGCCTGCGGCGGCGCCGGTTGTCGTCGAGACACCGCCACCTGTGTTCCGGCCGCGCCGTGACATTGAGAAGGCCGACACGTCCCGGACGGCGCCGGTGATTCCCATTGTCAGGGCCCCGGACGATCCAGGCGTCGCCGACGAGCGGCTGGACCGGGAATTCGACGATCCGGAACAGCCGAAACAGACCAAAACGGGTGGCTGGAAGGGCTTTTTGTCCCGTCTTGTCAGTTGA